The Geitlerinema sp. PCC 9228 genome has a segment encoding these proteins:
- a CDS encoding Uma2 family endonuclease, with protein MSCDGSESPELLPILESGDRLSCQEFERRYHHMPQLKKAELVEGIVYLPSPLRYYQHGKSHSQMVAWLEIYAAATPGLEVADNATIRLDSKNEPQPDVLLRLDENLGGNSRISEDDYVEGAPELIVEIAGSSASYDLHDKKQAYHRNGVREYLVWLVAENKFRWYVWESPGYRQQVPDDVGIVTDPALKRRGLGTARFP; from the coding sequence ATGAGTTGCGATGGGTCAGAATCTCCAGAACTTTTGCCGATTTTGGAATCGGGCGATCGCTTAAGCTGCCAAGAATTCGAGCGACGCTACCACCACATGCCGCAGCTAAAGAAAGCAGAACTTGTGGAAGGAATTGTCTATCTGCCTTCTCCCCTACGCTACTATCAACACGGCAAATCCCACAGCCAAATGGTAGCCTGGCTGGAAATTTATGCCGCTGCCACCCCAGGTTTGGAAGTTGCCGACAACGCCACCATTCGCCTGGATAGCAAAAACGAACCGCAACCGGATGTTTTGTTGCGCCTCGACGAAAATTTGGGCGGCAATTCGCGTATTAGCGAGGATGATTACGTGGAAGGTGCTCCAGAATTAATTGTGGAAATTGCTGGCAGTAGCGCGTCTTACGATTTGCACGATAAAAAACAAGCCTACCATCGCAATGGCGTTCGAGAGTATTTGGTTTGGTTGGTAGCGGAAAACAAATTCCGTTGGTATGTATGGGAATCTCCGGGTTATCGGCAGCAAGTTCCCGACGATGTTGGAATTGTCACTGACCCCGCGCTAAAGCGACGGGGCTTGGGAACAGCCAGGTTCCCGTAG